One genomic window of Pecten maximus chromosome 3, xPecMax1.1, whole genome shotgun sequence includes the following:
- the LOC117323289 gene encoding uncharacterized protein LOC117323289, giving the protein MYHHQRDSLRRNHVTLVDELDPNDVFDQLQQDGVLTESDHELINTGKTRKERCRMLLGILPTRGPDAYGSFKNALKQSCSHLEQLLQDGPESTTKAYESVDECFNNRRSSDSQGNKQQLCSKCQLFIPIYIIDPGLRRALQQNCCLILHNIEANDLLDLLYQESILDRHDCEFVKSKKTRRDRCIAMLRKLSTCLNRNMFNVFKESLRKKYGYIAKQISKIYHDSSLAMFCGPGCDVRSEAEVVMSDARAILSDTRCSYPILREVMRRGLGVDTAKLPASNTRLAFGKMDVNAMTNMRKRDKHNIGKMDLKTTYGIDLSRAINTTCCQKARYHTNCCFPSSKLTTYCPTAVCSDSSEEDNLNKAIRQRQTTRIKHKRGKNVSSEIVEYIPYHPTYRQTLPESCEIRKRGQETVFNSLSTLINQGQYEQFEKFALGIQQKQSSDKDIMCILDYLFASRFLHAADVDSAKTYIESGLKLAQATSYPKYFTLEFLTSQTRMLSIKRKFEKLQRTLDDAKMMIEADPACCTGRAAGWLYMNDVKHLMVQISMLNTKRSNYPSVYEHLYKLGKNSCEKSLDHFKREEGNDGPFGFVFALCRLIILLLRCGDRGMYKVGVSPSAEDIELAGRYLRQIEDSDIPIPTFLKVPLLLAKSDYHYRRQHIIRALEYAEEAFILITKKSILEFKEQALNRMTFLRTQLDAETNNSFSPIETRFMNLPL; this is encoded by the coding sequence ATGTACCACCATCAACGGGACAGTCTACGTAGGAATCATGTCACTCTGGTAGATGAGCTGGATCCAAATGACGTGTTTGACCAGTTACAACAAGATGGCGTCCTTACAGAGAGTGACCATGAACTTATCAACACGGGTAAAACAAGGAAGGAGCGATGTCGGATGTTACTGGGAATTCTTCCCACTCGTGGCCCTGACGCGTACGGTTCCTTTAAGAATGCCTTAAAACAAAGCTGTTCGCATCTAGAACAATTGTTGCAGGACGGACCGGAAAGTACCACTAAGGCATATGAAAGTGTTGATGAATGTTTCAATAACAGACGCAGCTCAGATTCACAGGGAAATAAACAGCAGTTATGTTCGAAATGTCAGCTATTTATTCCTATTTATATTATTGACCCCGGTTTAAGGAGAGCGTTGCAACAAAATTGCTGCTTGATACTACACAATATAGAAGCTAATGACTTATTAGATTTGCTGTACCAAGAATCTATTCTAGATAGACATGATTGTGAATTCGTAAAGTCAAAGAAAACCCGAAGGGACAGATGCATTGCTATGTTAAGGAAATTATCAACATGTCTTAATAGAAATATGTTTAACGTTTTCAAAGAGTCACTGCGGAAAAAATATGGCTACATAGCTAAACAAATCTCAAAAATCTATCACGACTCCTCTTTGGCAATGTTTTGCGGACCCGGATGTGACGTTAGGAGCGAGGCGGAAGTCGTAATGAGTGATGCACGTGCCATACTGAGTGACACGAGATGTTCGTATCCCATTCTTCGTGAAGTGATGCGAAGGGGTCTTGGAGTCGATACAGCGAAATTACCAGCATCGAACACGCGTCTTGCTTTCGGAAAAATGGATGTGAATGCCATGACGAATATGAGAAAAAGAGACAAGCACAATATTGGCAAAATGGACTTAAAGACTACTTATGGTATCGATTTATCGCGTGCGATTAATACAACATGTTGTCAGAAAGCAAGATATCATACAAACTGCTGTTTTCCATCCTCGAAGCTCACAACATATTGCCCGACAGCTGTGTGCTCGGATTCATCGGAGGAAGACAATTTGAACAAAGCAATACGCCAAAGGCAGACCACGCGGATAAAACATAAAAGGGGCAAAAACGTTTCATCTGAAATCGTCGAATACATTCCGTATCATCCAACGTATCGGCAGACATTACCAGAGTCTTGTGAAATACGTAAACGAGGCCAAGAAACTGTGTTCAACTCTCTTAGTACACTAATCAACCAAGGACAATATGAGCAATTTGAGAAGTTTGCTTTGGGAATCCAGCAAAAACAAAGCAGTGATAAAGACATCATGTGTATTCTAGATTATCTGTTCGCCAGCAGGTTCTTGCATGCAGCAGATGTGGACTCTGCTAAAACGTATATTGAATCTGGACTCAAATTAGCACAAGCAACAAGTTATccaaaatattttactttagAATTTTTAACCTCTCAAACTCGGATGTTAAGTATCAAAAGAAAGTTTGAAAAGCTACAGAGAACGCTAGACGATGCCAAGATGATGATTGAGGCAGATCCAGCCTGTTGTACAGGGCGAGCTGCCGGCTGGTTATACATGAATGATGTCAAACATTTGATGGTCCAAATATCCATGTTAAACACCAAAAGGTCAAATTATCCATCAGTTTATGAACATCTTTACAAGTTGGGAAAGAACAGCTGTGAGAAGTCATTAGATCATTTTAAACGAGAAGAGGGAAATGATGGACCTTTCGGCTTCGTATTTGCTTTGTGTCGATTAATAATATTGCTACTTCGGTGTGGTGACAGAGGCATGTATAAAGTAGGCGTGTCACCTAGTGCTGAAGACATTGAACTTGCTGGACGGTATCTACGCCAAATCGAAGATTCTGATATTCCGATCCCAACATTTTTGAAGGTCCCGCTCTTGCTCGCTAAGAGCGACTATCATTATCGTCGTCAACATATTATTAGGGCTTTGGAATACGCGGAAGAGGCATTCATCCTCATTACAAAAAAGAGTATATTAGAGTTCAAGGAGCAAGCTTTAAATAGAATGACTTTCCTCCGTACACAGCTAGATGCTGAAACGAACAACTCATTTTCACCAATAGAGACTAGGTTTATGAATTTGCCATTATAA